The sequence below is a genomic window from Vibrio navarrensis.
CAAGCCCGTCCAGAAACCATTCTCGACATGTTCTTGCACATCGCCAACGACTCCACCATTGATAGTGTCAGCCCTCCGACCTTACGCCAACTGCGCACCGCCAGACGCCGCCTGAACAAGTTTCTCCATACCCTGCCCGAAGCAAGAGAGAAGTTCATGGAACTGGTGCGCCACCCCAACGCGCTGCACCGTGCCTTTAGTTTAATGCACAAACTCGGCGTGCTTGCCGCTTATTTACCACAGTGGAGCCAGATCGTCGGGCAGATGCAGTTTGACCTGTTCCACGTTTACACCGTGGATGAACACAGCATTCGCCTGCTTAACCATATCAATACCTTCGGTTACGCCAAAAATCACGAAAAGCACCCGATCTGCTGTGAAATCTATCCGAGACTACAGAAAAAAGAGCTATTGATTCTCGCTGCAATTTTCCACGACATCGGTAAAGGGCGCGGTGGCGATCACTCTGAAATTGGTGAAACCGAATCCTACGAGTTTTGTATTGAACACGGCTTATCCAAACCAGAGGCCAAATTGGTCGCTTGGTTAGTACGTAATCACCTACTGATGTCCGTCACCGCGCAGCGTCGTGACATTTATGACCCAGACGTGATCACCGAATTCGCCAAACAGGTTCGCGATGAGGAACGCTTGGAATACTTGGTGTGCCTAACGGTCGCGGATATCTGCGCCACCAACCCTGAGCTTTGGAACAGTTGGAAGCGTACTCTGCTTGCCGAACTGTTTTACTCCACCCAAAGAGCTTTACGTCGTGGATTGGAAAATCCCGTCGATGTGCGCGAGCGTATTCGTCACAATCAACAACTCGCTTCGGCCTTGCTGCGCAAAGAAGGCTTCAATGCGCGTGAAATCGAGGTGCTGTGGCAACGTTTCAAAGCGGACTACTTTTTACGCCACACCCATCAGCAGATCGCTTGGCATTGCGAGCATATTTTACGTATGCAAGACCCCGAGCAACCCTTGGTGCTGATGAGTAAAAAAGCCACCCGCGGCGGCACGGAAGTATTTGTGTATACCAAAGATCAGCACGCCCTGTTTGCCACTGTGGTGGCGGAGTTGGATAGACGCAACTTCAACGTGCATGACGCGCAAATCATGAGCAGCAAAGATGGCTATGTACTTGATACTTTTATGGTACTGGATCAAAACGGCGAGGCGGTCGATGAAACCCGCCACAAAGCCGTGGTCAAACATCTCACGCATGTACTGACTGACGGACGGCCGACCAAGATCAAAACCCGCCGCATACCGCACAAGTTGCAACATTTTAAAGTCAAAACCAAAGTCGATTTTCTACCGACCAAGAGTAAAAAACGCACCTTGATGGAACTGGTGGCACTCGATACTCCCGGGTTACTGGCTGTGGTTGGCGCGACCTTTGCCGACATGGGCTTTAATCTGCACGGGGCGAAAATCACCACCATTGGCGAGCGAGCGGAAGACTTATTTATTCTTACCGGCGATTTGGGTGGTCGACTGAACGAAGAGCAGGAGCAATTGCTGCGCGAGAAACTGGTGCAAAATATTGCCGAGCTCGCACCTTAAACAGTTGCAATCATACGATTCCCGTCGCATACACGGTGGGAAGCGTCCATCCTCAAGCGAGCGCGATCTTGTCCACAAGTTAAACAATT
It includes:
- the glnD gene encoding bifunctional uridylyltransferase/uridylyl-removing protein GlnD; the protein is MPFHSPLAFSDEQLVVPDLKNQLEQFAEAQKHAFLNHHSVTDLVLARAEYMDLLLTRLWRYYGFANIHNIALVAVGGYGRGELHPLSDIDILVLSQHKLPRELESKVSEFITLLWDLRLEVGHAVRTVVECANVGREDLTVATNLQEARLICGCENTFQALKKVVLSDSFWPSETFYQAKIQEQRERHARYHDTTYNLEPDIKSTPGGLRDIHTLSWVARRHFGATSLLEMSRYGFLTDAEYRELVECQDFLWRVRFALHIELRRYDNRLTFAHQAQVAEHLGFHGEGNRGVEMMMKEFYRTLRRVAELNKMLLKLFDQAIINGGETEPAIIIDEDFQRRGRLIEARKPALFQARPETILDMFLHIANDSTIDSVSPPTLRQLRTARRRLNKFLHTLPEAREKFMELVRHPNALHRAFSLMHKLGVLAAYLPQWSQIVGQMQFDLFHVYTVDEHSIRLLNHINTFGYAKNHEKHPICCEIYPRLQKKELLILAAIFHDIGKGRGGDHSEIGETESYEFCIEHGLSKPEAKLVAWLVRNHLLMSVTAQRRDIYDPDVITEFAKQVRDEERLEYLVCLTVADICATNPELWNSWKRTLLAELFYSTQRALRRGLENPVDVRERIRHNQQLASALLRKEGFNAREIEVLWQRFKADYFLRHTHQQIAWHCEHILRMQDPEQPLVLMSKKATRGGTEVFVYTKDQHALFATVVAELDRRNFNVHDAQIMSSKDGYVLDTFMVLDQNGEAVDETRHKAVVKHLTHVLTDGRPTKIKTRRIPHKLQHFKVKTKVDFLPTKSKKRTLMELVALDTPGLLAVVGATFADMGFNLHGAKITTIGERAEDLFILTGDLGGRLNEEQEQLLREKLVQNIAELAP